Sequence from the Christiangramia fulva genome:
CCGGTAGCACAGGAGCAAGCGGTGGTACTTTGGCGGTCGCAAGGGATAACCTCAATGAAGCCCTTTCAGATCAGTTAAATATGTTGTCCAGCAGATTATTGGGAGAAAGTGGTATTAAGCTTAATTTTGATGTTGATTCCTATACCGATTACCAGGGGGAAAGTGCGCAAAACCGCACTCAACTGGATATCAACGCTCAAAAAGCTTTCCTTGAAGACCGGCTTATTGTACAGGTAGGAAGTGAAGTAGATATTCAGGGAGGAAATCGTCCCGGGCAGGAAACGAGTCCGGTGATCGGGAATGTAAGCATTGCCTATTTATTAGATGAAGACGGAACCTGGCGTCTGAAAGCCTTCCGCAAGAATCAATATGAAAATGTTATTGACGGGCAACTTATTGTTAGCGGGATTTCACTGGTTTTTACCAAAGAATTCAACAAATTCGAAAATCTTTTCGCGAAAGCCGTGATCGAAGAAAGTCAAAAAGGCAGTAAAAAGAAAGAAAAAAATTCGGAAACCGGAAATGATAAAGCAACCGAGAATGAAAATTAGAACACTTTTGATCATAGCGATTTTTGCCAGTTTGGAGGCCTGTTCTGTAAAAAAGTTTATTCCGGAAGATGAATTGCTATACACCGGCGCAAGCCTTAAAATCAAAACCGATACTGTTATTCCCGATAAACCTGAATTGGAATCAGAACTTCAAAATGTACTCAGGCCAGAACCAAACTCAAAGATCCTTGGTATGTACCCTGGTCTTTATTTTCATTATAAGGCTCAAAAAAAGCATCCTGGCTTTATCAATAAGTTTCTGAATAAAAAATTGGGAGAAGAGCCTGTATATCTTTCTGATGTGAATACTAGCAGCATAGAAGACCTGTTACTCAACCGTTTGGAAAATCGAGGATTCTTTTACAGCCGTGTAAATTATCAGGTCAACACCCATGAAAAGTCTGAAACTGCCAATGTGGACTATACACTTCATGTTCCTGCTCCTTATACCCTGGAAACCTATCAGCTGGATACCGATACGGCGATGGTCTATCATGATATCAACCTTGAAAAAACCCTTTTGGAAGAAGGTATGCGTTTTGACCTTCCCGCCTTTAAAGCTGAAAGAGAGCGTATAGACAATAATTTAAAGGAAAAAGGCTATTATAACTTCAATCCCGGATTCTTGATTTTCGAAGCCGATACGAACCAGTATGATCTGAAGAAATTCGATCTTTATTTAAGACTGAAAAAAGATGTTCCGAAAAAATCTATAATTCCATACAAGATCTCCAATGTGAATGTCTATGCCAACTATAATGTAGACGAAGATTCGCTTACCAAAAATTACAAACGCTATAAGGATAAGAACTATTTTCAGGATGAGATGATCTTCAAACCTGAATATTTAGATCCGTATATTCTTATTGAGACCGGTGATTATTACGATGCCGATGCTTCACGAAGTACCAGCCGCAGGCTTGCCTCAATAGGTTCCTATAAATTTGTAAATATTCAGTATGATGAGATAGACACCCGGGCAAAAGACAGCCTTGGTTTGATCGAGGCGAATATTTATCTCTCCCCTTTAAAGAAACGCGCTATCAGGGCAGAACTTAAGGGGGTTACAAAATCGAATAATTTTTCAGGTCCGCACCTGGCTGTTTCGTTTACCAACCGGAATCTTTTTAAAGGAGGGGAAAGTCTTCATATTACGGCTGATGCTGGATATGAATATCAGATCTCTTCAGGAAATAAAAAGGGCAGGAGCAGTATTCAGTTAGGGCTTACCAATGATCTCATCATTCCGCGTCTTCTATTTCCGCTAGAAATAGACAGTGACTTTTTTAAATATGATATCCCGCGTACCAAGATTAGCCTTGGTGGCGAATATCTAAAACGCAGTGAGCTGTTTACCCTTACCTCGTTAAAAACCAGTTTTGGATATTTCTGGAATGCCAACCGTTATATATCACATGAACTTAATCCCATAGATGTAAATTATGTGAAGTTGGCGAATGTCACTAAAGAGTTTGATACTATCCTGCGGAATAATCCTTTTCTGGAAAGTAGTTTCAAAAAAGAATTTATTGCTGGCCTCACGTATTCCTTTATTTATAATGGGATGGTAGATCTCAATAAAACAAATGTTTTCTTTCTAAATACAAATCTTGATATCGCCGGAAATACCCTGAGCCTTTTTGCAAAAAAAAATAATGCCGGGCAGGAGGAGATCTTAGGCCTGGATTTCGCCCAATATGCCAAACTTGATGCCGATTTTCGATACCATTGGAGACTGGGCAATGATCACGTGATCGCCACCAGGTTCTTCGCGGGTTATGGAATTCCCTATGGCAATTCTGAAGTGATGCCTTTTAGCAAACAATATTTTGCCGGTGGACCATATAGTGTAAGAGCTTTCCAGATAAGGTCACTCGGTCCTGGAAGTTATGATCCCAGTGAAAACGGAAATGACATAGGCTACCGTGATCAAAATGGGAATATAAGGCTTGAGGCAAATGCCGAATATCGTTTTCCCATTGTAACTTATTTAAAAGGAGCAGTTTTTCTGGATGCCGGAAATGTATGGAACAGTAAGGGGGCATCAGTTACGGGATTACCTGGCGGAGAATTCGGCCCCGATTTTATAAAAGAATTGGGAATTGGTACAGGTGCCGGACTTCGGGTGGATATTCAGAATTTCGTAATAAGGTTTGATGTGGGAATTCCACTTCATGATCCAAGAAAAGACCTGGGAAATCGGTGGGAGTTTGGCATTACCGAACCCGTATTTAATTTCGCGATAGGTTATCCGTTTTAATGCTGAAGTTTTCCACCGAAACATAGGTCACCGGCATCTCCAAGACCGGGTACTATATATCCGTTTTTATCGAGTGATTTGTCTATTGTGGCTATCCAAAGTTTCGAATTTTCCGGAAATTCCTGCTTTAAATACTCAATACCTTCTTCTGAACCAATTACCGATACCAGATGGATTTTCGCGGGTTTTCCCATTGGTTCCAGAGCCTTTAGCACATTGGTAAAAGAACGTCCCGTTGCCAGCATGGGATCAGCCAGAATGAGCGTCTTGTTTTCTAATGAGGGGGAAGCGAGATATTCTACAAGTACCTCAAAATTTTCATCGTTATTGGGGTGGTGCCGGTAAGCTGAAATAAAAGAATTTTCAGCCTCATCAAAATAATTCAGAATTCCCTGGTGTAATGGCAATCCGGCACGAAGGATAGAACAGATCACCAGTTCATTCCGCAGGACATTAACCGTACTCTCGCCTAATGGTGTAGCGATTTTTTCAGAAGAAAAATTAAGCTCTTTACTTAGTTCATAAGCAAGGATCTCTCCCAGGCGCTCAATATTTTTTCTAAAACGCATTCGGTCTTTCTGTATCTCTTTATCCCTTAATTGGGCAATAAAATTATTGGCTATAGAATTTATTTGAAGTAATTCCTGAACTTCCATATTATTTTTCTCTAGTTGTTGCTTTTCAAATTTACACTTTTGAATAAAAACAGCTTCGTATTTTCACTGAAGCTTTTTAAGAAAAACTCATGGGATTTCCTGATTTTAAATCGCCTTTCGGTTGTCGAAAATAGAATATCAAAATAAAACCGTATTTTTAAAGCTAAATAACTGTAAACCAGAGGTAAAAAAGTTTAATTGCAAAAAGCTAAAAATGGGTAAAAAAGATCTGATAGAAAAAATGAATGAGGCATTTGCCAGCTGCGATCTCGACTTTTTGGTTAGCAATGTTACAGAAGATATAAAATGGGATATTGTAGGGGAAGATAAACTTAGCGGCCTTGATGAATTTCGCGAGCAACTGGAGAAAATGAAAGAGAACGGCCCCATGGATATTACCGTTAATGATATCATTATTGATGATGATCGCGCTGTGGTAGAAGGGATATTTCAATTAAAAGAACCGGGAAAGAGAAGGCGTTTTGCGTTTTGCGATGTGTATGTTTTCAAAAAGGACAAAAATAAGGTCAGGGAATTACGTACGTACGTTACCAAAATGAAACGGACCTGAAAAACGGCATATTTCTCAGTCGCTATTAAGTAATTAATCAGGACAGCTTTAAAATTTTCACTATTTTGATTGGGAACCCCAGGTGCATTTTATTTTATCCCTATTTTATGGAGAGACTTTTGTACATTTCTGGCCGTATTTTTGATGATGAATAAGAAGAAAATAAATTGCATAATGAAATACCTTTTTCTGGGAATATTGCTTATTGCCTGTGCAGGGATCTATGCTCAGGAACTTCCTAAAACCATTCCTACTGGACCAATTATAAAGGCTGAAGAGAACAAAACAGGTTTTCCAATTCTAAAAAAAGAGGAAACAGAGACCGAAAGCCGTTTCCTGAGAGATAAACCTAAAGCTATCGATTTACGGGAAAATCCGAATAATCTTTTAACCGCCGGAGATGCTATTAAGGAGAAATGGGATAAAGATAAAGCTGCAAAGGAGGAATACCGAAATGATCAGAGTTTAGGGAATGTGGTAACCACTGGAAAATTTGTAGAGGTTTATTGCCGTGACCATGAATATGTTGACGGAGATAGAGTAAAAGTCATTGTTAATGGCCAGGTGGTGAATCCCAACCTTACTTTGGAAGGCGGATTTACACCAATAATGGTGGTGCTTCAGGACGGCTTTAACAGTATTGAATTTGTTGCCCTTAACCAGGGAACTTCAGGACCGAATACAGCAGAATTGCGGGTGGTAAATACAAAAGGTGAGCAGGTCGCAAAAAAAGAATGGAATCTTTTAACAGGTGCAAAAGCCCAGCTTATCGTGGTAAAAAATTAATTCCAGGTAGCTTTAAAAAGGATAACTATCAACTTTTTGTTGTCAAATAAAAACCCTGACGGGATAAAGCTTCATCTTTTCGCCGCCAGGATTCACAAAAATTACTAAAAATCATCAATTTAATTTCAATCACTTTTTATTCAATATCTTCCAGTATTTTAACTTCAGAAAGCCTTTTTCGAAGCTCACCGACATGATTCATTAATCTTTCTTTTATACTGACAGGAAAAATGAATTTCCTCATTTTTTCTTCATAATGCCTGATCATTTCTTTTTCATCCTTTATAGACTTTTCAAGTATTTTCTCATCATTCGGCTTACTGAAAGTCTTCGTAAAATTTAACCAGAACTGATGGAGGTTTCCCAGCCCCTTTCTTTCGCTTCCCACTTGTGGATGTTCGTTTATTTCATGGAGCATTTTATCGATTTCTGTAGCAAAATGGTTTCGTAAAGCCGCCTGGTCTCTTAGAAAATGTTTTAAACTGATATTTTCTGTATGCTCCATCGCCTCTTTGTATCCTTTTTCAGCATCGTAATTTCTATCCAGTAGATCCTGAAGATGTTTTACCATTTGCTTGTGACTGGCCTCTTTTGCGGCTTCTCTTGTGGTTTTCATAAGAATTTGATTTTTAGATACCTACTTTTAAAGATACGCCAAATCCCTCTCAAACAGAATTATAAAAAGATGATATTGGTCATATTTTGCTGTTTTTTCTTAAGATTTACAGATTCAATTTTTGGAAGTAATGAATTTTTTTTGAAAGGAAAATCGCTTAACTTAGAAAATCTAACTTTCATGATATGAAAAAAGTTTTAATAGGCATTGATTATAACCCCAATACCGAAAAAGTGGCAAAAGAAGGATATGCTCTGGCTAAAAAGCTTGGAGCAGAGGTGTGTTTGCTTCATGTACTTGCCGATGTAAGTTACTACGGTGTAAATTATCCAACTTTTATGGGATATGAAGGATATAATGAAATGCAGGTTGACCTTAATGTGATCTCAGAACTTCGCAAAGTGGCAGAAGATTTTTTGAGAACCGCGGCAGAACACCTGGAAGATGAGAACGTGAGCACCCATTTGGCCGAAGGATCTACATCTTCAGCTATTTTGAGTTATGCTGAAGAGTGGCATGCCGACCTAATAGTGATGGGAACTCATAGCCATTCGGTTTTGGAAAAGGTTTTAATGGGAACAACGGCTTCCAAAGTACTTGAAAAAACAAAAGTTCCAATTTTTTTCGTTCCGATCAAGGAGGAATAACCATTTAGTAAACAATCACATTTTTACCGATAGATTTCCCTGATTCCTGAAGCTCATGTACTTTTTTAAAGGTTTCAGCTTCAAGACCTTCAAATTTTTTGTGTAGGGTAGATTTAATTTTATTATTTTCCATTAGCCAGGCGATGGAAGCGAGAATTTTATGCTGAGCTTCCATATCGGCTGTCTGGTAGCGACTGCGCGTGAACATAAGCTCCCAGTGAAAAGAAACACTTTTATTCTTCAAGAGATTGATGTCTACAGGTTCGGTAGTGTTTACTATGGCGCAAATTCCTCCCTGTGGCTTTATCAAATTGGCCATTGTTTGCCAGTATCCGGAGGTATCG
This genomic interval carries:
- a CDS encoding BamA/TamA family outer membrane protein, which gives rise to MKIRTLLIIAIFASLEACSVKKFIPEDELLYTGASLKIKTDTVIPDKPELESELQNVLRPEPNSKILGMYPGLYFHYKAQKKHPGFINKFLNKKLGEEPVYLSDVNTSSIEDLLLNRLENRGFFYSRVNYQVNTHEKSETANVDYTLHVPAPYTLETYQLDTDTAMVYHDINLEKTLLEEGMRFDLPAFKAERERIDNNLKEKGYYNFNPGFLIFEADTNQYDLKKFDLYLRLKKDVPKKSIIPYKISNVNVYANYNVDEDSLTKNYKRYKDKNYFQDEMIFKPEYLDPYILIETGDYYDADASRSTSRRLASIGSYKFVNIQYDEIDTRAKDSLGLIEANIYLSPLKKRAIRAELKGVTKSNNFSGPHLAVSFTNRNLFKGGESLHITADAGYEYQISSGNKKGRSSIQLGLTNDLIIPRLLFPLEIDSDFFKYDIPRTKISLGGEYLKRSELFTLTSLKTSFGYFWNANRYISHELNPIDVNYVKLANVTKEFDTILRNNPFLESSFKKEFIAGLTYSFIYNGMVDLNKTNVFFLNTNLDIAGNTLSLFAKKNNAGQEEILGLDFAQYAKLDADFRYHWRLGNDHVIATRFFAGYGIPYGNSEVMPFSKQYFAGGPYSVRAFQIRSLGPGSYDPSENGNDIGYRDQNGNIRLEANAEYRFPIVTYLKGAVFLDAGNVWNSKGASVTGLPGGEFGPDFIKELGIGTGAGLRVDIQNFVIRFDVGIPLHDPRKDLGNRWEFGITEPVFNFAIGYPF
- the upp gene encoding uracil phosphoribosyltransferase, which translates into the protein MEVQELLQINSIANNFIAQLRDKEIQKDRMRFRKNIERLGEILAYELSKELNFSSEKIATPLGESTVNVLRNELVICSILRAGLPLHQGILNYFDEAENSFISAYRHHPNNDENFEVLVEYLASPSLENKTLILADPMLATGRSFTNVLKALEPMGKPAKIHLVSVIGSEEGIEYLKQEFPENSKLWIATIDKSLDKNGYIVPGLGDAGDLCFGGKLQH
- a CDS encoding nuclear transport factor 2 family protein, which translates into the protein MGKKDLIEKMNEAFASCDLDFLVSNVTEDIKWDIVGEDKLSGLDEFREQLEKMKENGPMDITVNDIIIDDDRAVVEGIFQLKEPGKRRRFAFCDVYVFKKDKNKVRELRTYVTKMKRT
- a CDS encoding PA2169 family four-helix-bundle protein; the encoded protein is MKTTREAAKEASHKQMVKHLQDLLDRNYDAEKGYKEAMEHTENISLKHFLRDQAALRNHFATEIDKMLHEINEHPQVGSERKGLGNLHQFWLNFTKTFSKPNDEKILEKSIKDEKEMIRHYEEKMRKFIFPVSIKERLMNHVGELRKRLSEVKILEDIE
- a CDS encoding universal stress protein; amino-acid sequence: MKKVLIGIDYNPNTEKVAKEGYALAKKLGAEVCLLHVLADVSYYGVNYPTFMGYEGYNEMQVDLNVISELRKVAEDFLRTAAEHLEDENVSTHLAEGSTSSAILSYAEEWHADLIVMGTHSHSVLEKVLMGTTASKVLEKTKVPIFFVPIKEE